In Microplitis mediator isolate UGA2020A chromosome 2, iyMicMedi2.1, whole genome shotgun sequence, a single window of DNA contains:
- the LOC130662909 gene encoding N-acetyltransferase family 8 member 3-like produces MSHIIVIREYKPGDELNCHDMMKKNIMSSLNTAFLSNVFKELTFQLMILSAAIMFIFFGLPFTFCLLVIPLIIIITYATTYFGFTMITAEINQELTKISRLYMSNAFSCFWVAEAFQPYTMTRNPADINYTVMTEKQFRDSNIDVSSQCKKIVGTIGLLKSHRSEKGAWIKRLCVDKNYRRKGVGSYLLSTAVKFAIDQGYSCVDLVFSEYTDGCRELCFKKGFELKQMYHKSIIGPIVNVLQYELTYQIKPLDDCYNNHYSSYNIYNSKQHFL; encoded by the exons ATGAGTCACATAATAGTAATAAGAGAGTATAAACCAGGGGATGAATTAAATTGTCATgatatgatgaaaaaaaacataatgtcATCATTAAACACAGCATTTCTCTCAAATGTTTTCAAAGAATTGACATTTCAATTGATGATATTATCTGCCGCaataatgtttatattttttggacTGCCATTTACATTTTGTCTTCTAGTTATtccattaattataattattacatacGCAACTACTTATTTTGGATTTACGATGATAACTGCCGAAATAAATCAAGAATTAACCAAAATATCAAG ACTTTACATGTCAAATGCATTCTCGTGTTTTTGGGTAGCAGAAGCATTCCAGCCTTACACGATGACTCGTAATCCAGCTGACATTAATTACACAGTGATGACAGAGAAACAGTTTCGTGATTCAAATATTGATGTGTCATcacaatgtaaaaaaatcgTAGGTACCATTGGATTATTAAAAAGTCATAGGAGCGAAAAAGGTGCATGGATAAAAAGGTTGTgcgttgataaaaattatcggCGTAAAGGAGTAGGTTCTTATTTACTTTCAACGGCGGTTAAATTTGCAATCGACCAAGGATACAGTTGTGTCGATCTTGTTTTTTCTGAATACACAGACGGTTGTCGTGAATTGTGTTTCAAAAAAGGTTTTGAATTGAAACAAATGTATCATAAATCAATTATTGGACCAATTGTTAATGTTCTTCAATATGAATTGACATATCAAATTAAACCACTTGATGATTGTTATAATAATCACTACAGTAGTTATAACATTTATAACTCGAAGCAACATTTTCTATAG
- the LOC130662906 gene encoding protein jim lovell-like isoform X2, with amino-acid sequence MSQEDFNLINHSGAEFIRSNKGGPKIIYKNHMYTFHKKTAKNIIWRCVKRSAHCRGSMHTTINYDEPREKIPHNHQPNLAAVETARSKFEFRQQSNRDDNRVVDDNDCNSNRTITNNQQNFSTNEVLQSHTQGVSTQPKPVRLAQQSAIRRQAKNSLRTKSYQPQQQRQQHEQQQKTVVLKTIPLKVKQVSSAGTVKTPSKSQPAARIPENTTYPQQPTEVCLRWNSYHSNMQNSFPSLLDSEEFVDVTLACEGRSLKCHKMILSSCSDYLAALLRENPCQHPIILMKDLKFWEVEALVKFMYRGEVNVAHDKLPQLLNAAEALQVKGLAGPCPSQNQKPPNLVPQPKKTQSTPPQVSKPTPETKESKTSASIPSLTSPKRVPKRPHPESKDVIKPLTKIRLQRTTPTSSTPAVKLEPLDIPLSPTDMFPDNNDDSLTTNYEHLMSMHEDDPGRDEPLDNTDGDIEFCSLSGPSDLNDGDENMEFVPTDFLDQEQDILEDADGDCSKSSNEETSAKDIGYKEVDDEIDDRDDIKNYDDDDAHGCKAEIT; translated from the exons atgtcacAAGAggactttaatttaattaatcattccGGCGCTGAA tttatcaGATCTAATAAAGGCGGgcctaaaattatttacaaaaatcatATGTACacttttcacaaaaaaacagctaaaaatataatatggaGGTGTGTTAAAAGATCGGCACACTGTCGTGGAAGTATGCATACAACAATTAATTACGATGAACCTCGTGAAAAAATTCCTCATAATCACCAACCAAATCTCGCTGCCGTTGAAACTGCGagaagtaaatttgaattccgTCAACAAAGTAATCGTGATGATAACCGAGTTGTTGATGACAACGACTGTAATTCAAATAGAACAATTACAAATAATCAACAAAATTTCTCAACTAATGaag tgTTACAATCTCACACCCAAGGAGTTTCGACACAACCAAAACCAGTGAGATTAGCACAACAATCAGCAATCCGTCGACAAGCAAAAAATAGTCTACGTACCAAAAGTTATCAACCCCAACAACAACGACAGCAACATGAACAACAGCAAAAGactgttgttttaaaaacaattccGTTGAAAGTAAAACAAGTTTCATCAGCTGGTACTGTTAAGACGCCATCAAAGTCACAACCAGCTGCTAGAATACCTGAAAATACTACTTACCCTCAGCAACCCACTGag gtttgtTTAAGGTGGAATAGTTACCACAGTAACATGCAGAATAGTTTTCCATCACTTTTGGATTCTGAAGAATTTGTTGATGTAACTCTTGCCTGTGAAGGACGTTCACTAAAGTGCCATAAAATGATATTATCATCTTGCAGTGATTATCTCGCAGCTTTGTTACGTGAAAATCCATGTCAGCATCCAATTATTTTGATGAAAGATTTAAAGTTTTGGGAAGTTGAAGCACttgttaaatttatgtatcgaGGAGAAGTTAATGTTGCTCATGACAAGCTTCCTCAATTATTAAATGCCGCAGAGGCACTTCAAGTAAAAGGTCTAGCTGGACCTTGTCCATCGCAG AATCAAAAACCACCAAATCTAGTACCTCAACCTAAGAAAACACAATCAACACCGCCTCAGGTATCAAAGCCTACACCGGAAACCAAAGAATCTAAAACCTCAGCATCAATACCCTCATTAACTAGTCCAAAACGCGTGCCAAAACGTCCACATCCAGAATCTAAAGATGTAATTAAACCACTTACTAAAATTCGTCTTCAAAGAACGACACCTACCTCATCAACGCCAGCAGTAAAACTAGAACCACTTGATATTCCTCTAAGTCCAACAGATATGTTTCCTGATAATAACGATGACAGTTTAACAACAAATTATGAACATTTGATGAGTATGCATGAAGATGACCCCGGTAGAGATGAACCACTGGATAATACTGATGGTGATATTGAATTTTGTTCATTATCTGGACCATCGGATCTCAATGACGGCGATGAAAACATGGAATTTGTACCGACAGATTTTTTAGATCAAGAACAAGATATTCTTGAAGACGCTGATGGTGACTGCAGTAAAAGTAGTAATGAAGAAACAAGTGCCAAGGATATTGGATATAAGGAAGTGGATGATGAAATAGATGACAGAGacgacattaaaaattatgacgatgatgatgCTCATGGATGTAAAGCTGAAATAACGTGA
- the LOC130662906 gene encoding protein jim lovell-like isoform X1 → MASSGGLFVSGTTPATKLGSHYLSLSDQLSKRLLQDKLESSMKFEVGDEDDEDDDNDGDDESYLNESKSLSTGINLQPATRVRSHARSLRAMANPSAVWAHFDLCVEDPLRAQCRICGSVVVRGGANPRQCGTTNLHRHLRVHHGGRLIGRRYHVLQSHTQGVSTQPKPVRLAQQSAIRRQAKNSLRTKSYQPQQQRQQHEQQQKTVVLKTIPLKVKQVSSAGTVKTPSKSQPAARIPENTTYPQQPTEVCLRWNSYHSNMQNSFPSLLDSEEFVDVTLACEGRSLKCHKMILSSCSDYLAALLRENPCQHPIILMKDLKFWEVEALVKFMYRGEVNVAHDKLPQLLNAAEALQVKGLAGPCPSQNQKPPNLVPQPKKTQSTPPQVSKPTPETKESKTSASIPSLTSPKRVPKRPHPESKDVIKPLTKIRLQRTTPTSSTPAVKLEPLDIPLSPTDMFPDNNDDSLTTNYEHLMSMHEDDPGRDEPLDNTDGDIEFCSLSGPSDLNDGDENMEFVPTDFLDQEQDILEDADGDCSKSSNEETSAKDIGYKEVDDEIDDRDDIKNYDDDDAHGCKAEIT, encoded by the exons ATGGCATCCAGTGGTGGATTATTTGTAAGTGGAACAACTCCTGCTACAAAACTTGGCTCTCATTATCTCAGTTTGAGTGATCAATTATCAAAACGTCTGTTACAAGATAAATTGGAGAGTTCTATGAAATTCGAAGTTGGTGACGAGGATGATGAGGACGATGACaatgatggtgatgatgaatcttatttaaatgaatcaaAATCATTATCCACTGGAATAAATCTTCAACCAGCAACCAGAGTACGTTCACACGCCCGGAGTCTCAGAGCAATGGCCAACCCAAGTGCTGTCTGGGCACATTTTGATTTGTGCGTTGAAGATCCACTTCGTGCTCAATGCCGCATTTGTGGATCTGTTGTCGTACGAGGCGGTGCTAATCCTCGTCAATGCGGTACGACCAATCTTCATCGACATCTAAGGGTTCATCATGGTGGTAGACTTATAGGCAGACGATATCATG tgTTACAATCTCACACCCAAGGAGTTTCGACACAACCAAAACCAGTGAGATTAGCACAACAATCAGCAATCCGTCGACAAGCAAAAAATAGTCTACGTACCAAAAGTTATCAACCCCAACAACAACGACAGCAACATGAACAACAGCAAAAGactgttgttttaaaaacaattccGTTGAAAGTAAAACAAGTTTCATCAGCTGGTACTGTTAAGACGCCATCAAAGTCACAACCAGCTGCTAGAATACCTGAAAATACTACTTACCCTCAGCAACCCACTGag gtttgtTTAAGGTGGAATAGTTACCACAGTAACATGCAGAATAGTTTTCCATCACTTTTGGATTCTGAAGAATTTGTTGATGTAACTCTTGCCTGTGAAGGACGTTCACTAAAGTGCCATAAAATGATATTATCATCTTGCAGTGATTATCTCGCAGCTTTGTTACGTGAAAATCCATGTCAGCATCCAATTATTTTGATGAAAGATTTAAAGTTTTGGGAAGTTGAAGCACttgttaaatttatgtatcgaGGAGAAGTTAATGTTGCTCATGACAAGCTTCCTCAATTATTAAATGCCGCAGAGGCACTTCAAGTAAAAGGTCTAGCTGGACCTTGTCCATCGCAG AATCAAAAACCACCAAATCTAGTACCTCAACCTAAGAAAACACAATCAACACCGCCTCAGGTATCAAAGCCTACACCGGAAACCAAAGAATCTAAAACCTCAGCATCAATACCCTCATTAACTAGTCCAAAACGCGTGCCAAAACGTCCACATCCAGAATCTAAAGATGTAATTAAACCACTTACTAAAATTCGTCTTCAAAGAACGACACCTACCTCATCAACGCCAGCAGTAAAACTAGAACCACTTGATATTCCTCTAAGTCCAACAGATATGTTTCCTGATAATAACGATGACAGTTTAACAACAAATTATGAACATTTGATGAGTATGCATGAAGATGACCCCGGTAGAGATGAACCACTGGATAATACTGATGGTGATATTGAATTTTGTTCATTATCTGGACCATCGGATCTCAATGACGGCGATGAAAACATGGAATTTGTACCGACAGATTTTTTAGATCAAGAACAAGATATTCTTGAAGACGCTGATGGTGACTGCAGTAAAAGTAGTAATGAAGAAACAAGTGCCAAGGATATTGGATATAAGGAAGTGGATGATGAAATAGATGACAGAGacgacattaaaaattatgacgatgatgatgCTCATGGATGTAAAGCTGAAATAACGTGA
- the LOC130662906 gene encoding protein jim lovell-like isoform X3, with the protein MKFEVGDEDDEDDDNDGDDESYLNESKSLSTGINLQPATRVRSHARSLRAMANPSAVWAHFDLCVEDPLRAQCRICGSVVVRGGANPRQCGTTNLHRHLRVHHGGRLIGRRYHVLQSHTQGVSTQPKPVRLAQQSAIRRQAKNSLRTKSYQPQQQRQQHEQQQKTVVLKTIPLKVKQVSSAGTVKTPSKSQPAARIPENTTYPQQPTEVCLRWNSYHSNMQNSFPSLLDSEEFVDVTLACEGRSLKCHKMILSSCSDYLAALLRENPCQHPIILMKDLKFWEVEALVKFMYRGEVNVAHDKLPQLLNAAEALQVKGLAGPCPSQNQKPPNLVPQPKKTQSTPPQVSKPTPETKESKTSASIPSLTSPKRVPKRPHPESKDVIKPLTKIRLQRTTPTSSTPAVKLEPLDIPLSPTDMFPDNNDDSLTTNYEHLMSMHEDDPGRDEPLDNTDGDIEFCSLSGPSDLNDGDENMEFVPTDFLDQEQDILEDADGDCSKSSNEETSAKDIGYKEVDDEIDDRDDIKNYDDDDAHGCKAEIT; encoded by the exons ATGAAATTCGAAGTTGGTGACGAGGATGATGAGGACGATGACaatgatggtgatgatgaatcttatttaaatgaatcaaAATCATTATCCACTGGAATAAATCTTCAACCAGCAACCAGAGTACGTTCACACGCCCGGAGTCTCAGAGCAATGGCCAACCCAAGTGCTGTCTGGGCACATTTTGATTTGTGCGTTGAAGATCCACTTCGTGCTCAATGCCGCATTTGTGGATCTGTTGTCGTACGAGGCGGTGCTAATCCTCGTCAATGCGGTACGACCAATCTTCATCGACATCTAAGGGTTCATCATGGTGGTAGACTTATAGGCAGACGATATCATG tgTTACAATCTCACACCCAAGGAGTTTCGACACAACCAAAACCAGTGAGATTAGCACAACAATCAGCAATCCGTCGACAAGCAAAAAATAGTCTACGTACCAAAAGTTATCAACCCCAACAACAACGACAGCAACATGAACAACAGCAAAAGactgttgttttaaaaacaattccGTTGAAAGTAAAACAAGTTTCATCAGCTGGTACTGTTAAGACGCCATCAAAGTCACAACCAGCTGCTAGAATACCTGAAAATACTACTTACCCTCAGCAACCCACTGag gtttgtTTAAGGTGGAATAGTTACCACAGTAACATGCAGAATAGTTTTCCATCACTTTTGGATTCTGAAGAATTTGTTGATGTAACTCTTGCCTGTGAAGGACGTTCACTAAAGTGCCATAAAATGATATTATCATCTTGCAGTGATTATCTCGCAGCTTTGTTACGTGAAAATCCATGTCAGCATCCAATTATTTTGATGAAAGATTTAAAGTTTTGGGAAGTTGAAGCACttgttaaatttatgtatcgaGGAGAAGTTAATGTTGCTCATGACAAGCTTCCTCAATTATTAAATGCCGCAGAGGCACTTCAAGTAAAAGGTCTAGCTGGACCTTGTCCATCGCAG AATCAAAAACCACCAAATCTAGTACCTCAACCTAAGAAAACACAATCAACACCGCCTCAGGTATCAAAGCCTACACCGGAAACCAAAGAATCTAAAACCTCAGCATCAATACCCTCATTAACTAGTCCAAAACGCGTGCCAAAACGTCCACATCCAGAATCTAAAGATGTAATTAAACCACTTACTAAAATTCGTCTTCAAAGAACGACACCTACCTCATCAACGCCAGCAGTAAAACTAGAACCACTTGATATTCCTCTAAGTCCAACAGATATGTTTCCTGATAATAACGATGACAGTTTAACAACAAATTATGAACATTTGATGAGTATGCATGAAGATGACCCCGGTAGAGATGAACCACTGGATAATACTGATGGTGATATTGAATTTTGTTCATTATCTGGACCATCGGATCTCAATGACGGCGATGAAAACATGGAATTTGTACCGACAGATTTTTTAGATCAAGAACAAGATATTCTTGAAGACGCTGATGGTGACTGCAGTAAAAGTAGTAATGAAGAAACAAGTGCCAAGGATATTGGATATAAGGAAGTGGATGATGAAATAGATGACAGAGacgacattaaaaattatgacgatgatgatgCTCATGGATGTAAAGCTGAAATAACGTGA
- the LOC130662908 gene encoding uncharacterized protein LOC130662908 produces MTKLPPTYVEGFHDLEAVKSMKYSILGKTGLLVSKLSLGGGPLGCHYGTYDEDEAIETIRQAIRQGINYIDTGYWYGQGRSEITIGKALQGIPRQAYYIATKVGRYELDYENMFDFSIEKTRESIKNSLERLQIDYVDVIQVHDIEFAPSMDMIITQTLPEVSRQVSLGKARHIGITGYPISVLKECILKSNINIACVLTYSRYTLLDQTLLEYLPFFKEHNIGVINAAAVSMRLLTNERPPEWHPASDEVKNQCSEAAKYCKSNEVDLARLAVWYSMQCNDITTNLIGIQNMKQLKVNIDVANNGISDKEKQLLENIQANFFSKIKGSHWEGKEIEAYKIAMDKLKKK; encoded by the exons AT gACGAAACTTCCGCCTACTTATGTCGAGGGTTTTCATGATTTGGAGGCAGTAAAATCGatgaaatattcaattttaggTAAAACTGGTCTACTTGTTAGTAAATTGTCTCTTGGTGGAGGCCCACTTGGTTGTCATTATGg AACTTATGACGAAGACGAAGCTATTGAAACAATCAGACAGGCGATTCGCCAAGgaattaattatattgataCGGGCTACTGGTACGGTCAAGGACGCTCGGAAATAACTATTggaaag GCTTTGCAAGGAATTCCACGACAAGCTTATTATATTGCAACAAAAGTAGGCAGATATGAATTGGATTACGAAAATAtgttcgatttttcaattgaaaaaacacGGGAGAGTATTAAAAATAGCCTCGAACGTCTTCAAATCGATTACGTCGATGTCATACAA gTTCATGATATTGAATTTGCGCCTTCAATGGATATGATAATAACGCAAACACTTCCTGAAGTATCAAGACAAGTGTCATTAGGAAAAGCTCGACACATAGGAATTACAGGATATCCTATTTCCGTTTTAAAagaatgtattttaaaaagtaatattaatattgcTTGTGTATTAACTTATTCCAGATATACACTTTTAGATCAAACTTTGTTGGAGTATCTTCCATTTTTCAAG gaACATAATATTGGAGTAATTAATGCTGCTGCAGTTAGCATGAGACTTCTTACTAATGAAAGACCACCAGAATGGCATCCAGCTAGTGATGAAGTTAAAAATCAATGCTCAGAAGCAGCTAAATATTGTAAAAGTAACGAAGTAGATCTTGCGCGATTAGCCGTTTGGTATTCGATGCAGTGTAATGATATTACGACTAATCTTATCGGGATACAAAACATGAAACAATTGAAAGTAAATATTGACGTCGCTAATAATGGTATCAGTGATAAAGAAAAACAATTGTTAGAAAATATACAAGCAAA ttttttttcgaagatcAAAGGATCACATTGGGAAGGCAAAGAAATAGAAGCTTACAAGATTGCTAtggataaattgaaaaaaaaatga